A window of the Gossypium hirsutum isolate 1008001.06 chromosome A03, Gossypium_hirsutum_v2.1, whole genome shotgun sequence genome harbors these coding sequences:
- the LOC107885933 gene encoding uncharacterized protein isoform X1, translating to MKRWFDPWPVFYKREFNRTWPFLVGFAVTGTIITKFSLGLTEEDAKNSPFAQKHKRSEDRVYTLKGYWFPPPLLIGIISISNVAMFQNCRSYWVVFDFDVIQLISKAYMVAVPWYERLSCFPFSFFQ from the exons ATGAAGAGGTGGTTCGATCCATGGCCTGTGTTCTACAAGAGAGAGTTCAATCGCACTTGGCCTTTCCTTGTTGGCTTCGCCGTCACCGGAACCATCATCACCAAGTTCTCCCTTGGTCTAACCG AGGAAGATGCTAAGAACTCTCCCTTTGCTCAGAAGCACAAGAG ATCTGAGGATCGTGTTTACACTTTGAAGGGCTACTGGTTCCCCCCACCCCTGCTAATTGGAATAATTTCCATTTCGAATGTAGCAATGTTTCAAAATTGTAGAAGCTACTGGGTTGTGTTCGATTTTGAC GTGATCCAACTGATTTCAAAAGCCTATATGGTTGCAGTCCCTTGGTATGAGAGGCTCAGctgttttcctttttcctttttccaaTGA
- the LOC107885933 gene encoding uncharacterized protein isoform X2, which produces MKRWFDPWPVFYKREFNRTWPFLVGFAVTGTIITKFSLGLTEEDAKNSPFAQKHKR; this is translated from the exons ATGAAGAGGTGGTTCGATCCATGGCCTGTGTTCTACAAGAGAGAGTTCAATCGCACTTGGCCTTTCCTTGTTGGCTTCGCCGTCACCGGAACCATCATCACCAAGTTCTCCCTTGGTCTAACCG AGGAAGATGCTAAGAACTCTCCCTTTGCTCAGAAGCACAAGAGGTAA
- the LOC107887990 gene encoding 60S ribosomal protein L18a-3-like, giving the protein MILLSFLFNAWYLNQISLQIFEKNSTKIKNYGIWLRYQSHTVYHNMYKEYRDTTLNGAVEQKYTEITSRHRVRFPCIQIIKTATIPAKLCKRDDTKQLHNSKIKFPLVFNKVRSPTRKLKITYKASKLNLFEFSHCNEKRVNVVYSSKIFGSEHLSVC; this is encoded by the coding sequence ATGATattactctcttttctttttaatgctTGGTATCTAAATCAAATTTCTCTGCAGATATTTGAGAAGAACTCTACCAAGATCAAGAATTATGGTATATGGCTCCGCTACCAAAGCCATACTGTTTATCATAACATGTACAAGGAATACCGTGACACTACTCTAAACGGAGCTGTTGAACAGAAGTACACTGAGATCACTTCTCGCCACAGAGTCCGATTCCCATGTATCCAGATTATCAAGACTGCAACTATCCCAGCCAAGCTATGCAAGAGAGATGACACCAAGCAGCTCCACAACTCCAAAATCAAGTTCCCATTGGTGTTCAATAAGGTAAGGTCGCCTACCAGGAAGCTGAAAATCACTTACAAGGCATCAAAGCTTAACTTATTTGAGTTCTCTCATTGCAATGAAAAGAGAGTTAATGTGGTTTAtagttctaaaatttttggtagtGAACATCTGTCAGTTTGTTGA